A window from Rhizosphaericola mali encodes these proteins:
- a CDS encoding C2 family cysteine protease, whose product MKITIINIVIVLLFSASCSKKDTTITTSTTTPVKTDSSTVQTVNYADSSYSDLMPYSSGSTYSSKTPMGIHFEGLHQTTAADTIWLNDPAKEPSIPASTSGLHWATIAVNLFSYKDPDPVEVNQHAIGDCDGLAAMACMAYEAPDFIKQLIIDNGNGTYTVSMFDPSGKAIKVSVSSMFLAGANGEIEACSGQGSNTATWATVLEKAIMKYNDIYKFISDIGGIGSEYATPLFTGIGNSFAFSPGSLTPTHLQKVVKIALAKGQFVTGGFTKENVLIGADYTVTGHAYTVLISTDSASLFSMRNPWGFSPSPTGYIQDNGVLNIPNVGSKSSLIDVRIIDPGLAGSKGTTKAYQKPKI is encoded by the coding sequence ATGAAAATTACTATAATAAACATAGTTATAGTTTTACTTTTTAGTGCTTCTTGCTCTAAAAAAGATACAACTATCACAACAAGTACTACAACCCCAGTAAAAACAGATAGCTCTACGGTACAAACTGTTAATTATGCAGATAGCTCTTATAGTGATTTGATGCCATATTCAAGTGGAAGTACATATTCTTCTAAAACTCCTATGGGTATTCATTTTGAGGGATTACATCAAACTACAGCTGCGGATACTATATGGTTAAATGATCCAGCAAAAGAACCATCTATTCCGGCATCTACTTCTGGTTTGCATTGGGCTACAATAGCAGTCAATTTATTTTCTTATAAAGATCCAGATCCTGTGGAAGTGAATCAACATGCTATTGGTGATTGTGATGGCTTAGCTGCGATGGCTTGTATGGCTTATGAAGCGCCAGATTTTATCAAGCAATTAATTATTGATAATGGCAATGGAACGTATACAGTCTCTATGTTTGATCCTAGTGGTAAAGCTATAAAAGTAAGTGTGTCATCTATGTTTTTGGCTGGGGCCAACGGAGAAATTGAAGCCTGTTCTGGTCAAGGAAGTAATACTGCTACTTGGGCAACTGTGTTAGAAAAAGCAATCATGAAATATAATGATATATATAAATTTATTTCGGATATAGGAGGTATCGGAAGTGAATATGCTACGCCTTTATTTACTGGTATTGGTAATAGTTTTGCTTTTTCTCCTGGCTCCCTAACTCCTACGCATTTGCAAAAAGTAGTTAAAATCGCTTTGGCTAAGGGGCAGTTTGTAACAGGAGGTTTTACTAAAGAAAACGTGTTGATTGGCGCCGACTACACTGTTACAGGACATGCTTATACTGTATTAATTTCAACTGATTCAGCTTCATTGTTTTCCATGAGAAATCCATGGGGTTTTAGTCCTTCCCCAACTGGTTATATTCAAGATAATGGTGTTTTGAATATTCCAAATGTTGGAAGTAAAAGTTCATTGATAGATGTGAGAATTATTGACCCTGGACTGGCAGGTTCAAAAGGAACAACAAAAGCTTATCAGAAGCCTAAAATTTAA